From Candidatus Zixiibacteriota bacterium:
AACCCCTTTCAACCCTGCGGCGTCAGCTCTGAGAATATCTAGAGCTTTTTTATAGGCATTTCTGATATGGACGACGATCGGGAGTTTTAATTTCCTGGCCAAATCTATCTGCTCCTTAAAAGCCTTTATCTGCACATTCTCAGGAGAAAGATTTCTGTAAAAATCCAGCCCGATTTCACCTATTGCCACAACTTTTGGATGAGAAGCTATTTTTTCCAACTCTTTGAAAGCCTCACCGGTCAATTTAGACGCATCATGCGGATGGAACCCCACAGTGGCATAAATATTTTTGTACTTTTCAGCTAACCTTATCGACTTTTCAGACGATTCTAAATCCACCCCGATATTGACAATCGACTCTAATCCGGAGGAAAAAGCATCTTCAATAACCTTATCTCTATCCTTATCATACTGCGAAAAATCCAAGTGAGCATGGGTATCGATCATAATATTCCCTTACAATTAAAGAATCATCCTTCTCTTTAATAATAAGCCTCCTAAAATTGAATGTCAATTCCTTTTAGTTGACTTGTATCACCCTCAAACAAGTTTGAGGGTGATACCCTATACGGGGCTGGGAGCCCCGCCTACGAGAGAAGGGATCTCTTTTTCCTTTCGTAGGTCGGGCACCCTTGCCCGACTTTTTTGGAAAAAAATGGAAGGCTAAAAAGTCTCAAGACCTTGAGAACTTCCGCTACATAATAACGATCTTAAACCTGCCTAACCCTGTCATCAAGACAAAAAAAGAGATGTTCTGCAGAACATCTCTTTTAAAATCTCGATTTACCTGGGTCTTAACTTATCTTCGCCCCGGGTTTAACCTCTTTATCCACTGTTAATATGGTCAGATTTTCCCCGTCCTGAGCGGCAAGGAGCATCCCTTTTGATTCTATCCCTTTTATGCGAGCAGGTTTTAAATTGGCAAGAAGGATAATCTTCTTTCCGACCAGCTCCTCTGGCTTATAATATTCCGCAATTCCGGCGACTATTTCTCGATTTTCGTCCTCGAATTCAACTTCAAGCTTTAAAAGCTTTTTTGCCCCTTCGACTTTTTCTGCTCCTATGACTTGAGCCACCCTTATATCCATTTTAGCGAAATCCTCAATAGTTATTTCCATCTTCTCTTCTTTTGCAATTGAAACTTCAGATTTTTCTTTTGAGACCTCAGCCGGTTTTGCCTCTTTAAACCGAGGAAACAAGGGAACGATCTCCCGGATTTTCGTTCCGGGTTTTAAATAACCCCAGTCTTTTTCTCTTTCTAAATTCGGGATTATCTCATTTTGTGCTAACCCTAAAATCTCTCTTAACTTCTGACATTTCTCCGGCAGAGCAGGATAGAAAAGAAGACTGATAATCCTCAAGGTTTCTGCTGAGGCATAAAGAACCGTTCCCAATCGGGTTTTATCCTTTTCCTTGGCTAAATTCCAGGGAGCGGTCTTGTCCACATAGCGGTTGGTGAAGCGGACTAACTTCAGGACCTCATCAAGAGCCTGGTTGAGATTCAGCTCCTCGATTGAGTCAAAAACCACCTCGACTGTCTTCAGGGCTGAATTTTGCAGCTCCTTTTCATCCACAGAGTAATCCGAAGGCTTTGGAATCTCTCCGCGAAAATGCTCCTTGATCAGCTTCAAAACCCGGCTGGCTAAATTGCCAAAATCGTTTGCTAAATCAGAATTATATTTCTCCTCTAATCTTTTCTCCTGAATGTCTCCATCCTGTCCGAAGGGAAAATGAGTCAAAAGGAGATAGCGGGTAGCATCACTGCCATACCTTTCTATCAGATAATAAGGGTCGATCACGTTGCCTAGAGACTTCCCCATTTTTTGACCATTCACCGTGAAAAAACCGTGGATGAAAAGTATGTCTGGTGTTTTTTCTCCGAGCGCAATCAGCATCGCAGGCCAGTAGATGTTGTGGAATTTCAAAATGTCTTTACCTAAAAGATGTATAACTTTCCCCTCGGTCCACCATTTCTTGAATTCATCAGGATTATCCCCGTAACCGATAGCTGAAATATAATTTGGCAGAGCATCCACCCAGACATAGGTCTTCTGAGTAGTGTCGAAGGGCAAAGTTATCCCCCAGGTAACCTTTTCTCTCGAAATCGAAAAATCCTCTAACTCCTGCTTGAAAAGCCCCAGGGTCTCTTTTTTCTTCTCCTCTGGCAAAATCCTTATTTTATCTTCTGTGATTAGTTTTTCGACCTGTGACAGGTATGAGGAGAGCCTGAAAAAGTAGTTTTTCTCAGTTACCTTTTGCGGAGGTTTCAGATGATTGGGGCAAAGTCCGTTTACTAAATCTTTTTCGGTGATGAATTTCTCGCAGCCCACGCAGTATAATCCAGTATATTCTCCAGGGTAAACTATCTTTTGACCTTTTTCATCTTTTGCTTGGTAAAGTATGTCCAGAAGTTTTTCAACTGCCTGAACGTGCCTTTCATCAGTGG
This genomic window contains:
- a CDS encoding TatD family hydrolase, with product MIDTHAHLDFSQYDKDRDKVIEDAFSSGLESIVNIGVDLESSEKSIRLAEKYKNIYATVGFHPHDASKLTGEAFKELEKIASHPKVVAIGEIGLDFYRNLSPENVQIKAFKEQIDLARKLKLPIVVHIRNAYKKALDILRADAAGLKGVLHCFSGDENEAKDALNLGFCLSFNGTLTYKNSRSAELVKKIPLSSILTETDCPYLTPEPMRGKRNEPKLVRLVIEKVVQLSDSHTFKEIDEIFTQNTKKLFRLE
- the metG gene encoding methionine--tRNA ligase, with the protein product MAGLKPQIKKGRYFITTPIYYVNDKPHIGHAYPTVAVDILTRFHRIKGDETFFLTGTDEHGSKVAEAAEQAGISPQEFCDRNSQRFKEVWEKLNISFDYFVRTTDERHVQAVEKLLDILYQAKDEKGQKIVYPGEYTGLYCVGCEKFITEKDLVNGLCPNHLKPPQKVTEKNYFFRLSSYLSQVEKLITEDKIRILPEEKKKETLGLFKQELEDFSISREKVTWGITLPFDTTQKTYVWVDALPNYISAIGYGDNPDEFKKWWTEGKVIHLLGKDILKFHNIYWPAMLIALGEKTPDILFIHGFFTVNGQKMGKSLGNVIDPYYLIERYGSDATRYLLLTHFPFGQDGDIQEKRLEEKYNSDLANDFGNLASRVLKLIKEHFRGEIPKPSDYSVDEKELQNSALKTVEVVFDSIEELNLNQALDEVLKLVRFTNRYVDKTAPWNLAKEKDKTRLGTVLYASAETLRIISLLFYPALPEKCQKLREILGLAQNEIIPNLEREKDWGYLKPGTKIREIVPLFPRFKEAKPAEVSKEKSEVSIAKEEKMEITIEDFAKMDIRVAQVIGAEKVEGAKKLLKLEVEFEDENREIVAGIAEYYKPEELVGKKIILLANLKPARIKGIESKGMLLAAQDGENLTILTVDKEVKPGAKIS